One genomic window of Methanosarcina acetivorans C2A includes the following:
- a CDS encoding TATA-box-binding protein, translating to MEPTITIENIVASTRLAEDFDLQKLLDTGLKGAVYNKNKFPGLVYRIENPKAAFLIFASGKVVCTGTKNVENSRIALFNLANELNSIGYKGIYLKPEIHVQNVVASANLRTSLNLNAVLSAFGVENVEYEPEVFPGLVYKLADPRVVVLVFRTGKLVITGGKCPEDCEEGLRIIKTQLDNLGLLY from the coding sequence ATGGAACCCACAATAACTATAGAGAACATAGTGGCATCTACCAGGCTGGCAGAAGATTTCGACCTGCAAAAATTACTGGATACCGGGCTTAAAGGCGCAGTATATAACAAAAATAAGTTCCCGGGTCTCGTATACAGAATTGAGAATCCAAAGGCTGCTTTTCTAATTTTCGCTTCCGGAAAAGTGGTATGTACCGGAACTAAGAATGTCGAGAACAGCCGCATAGCTCTTTTCAATCTGGCTAACGAGCTCAATTCCATCGGTTACAAAGGAATATATCTGAAGCCTGAGATTCATGTTCAAAATGTCGTAGCTTCCGCAAACTTAAGGACGAGTTTAAACCTGAACGCCGTTTTGAGCGCCTTTGGCGTGGAAAACGTCGAGTACGAACCAGAGGTATTTCCTGGACTAGTTTATAAGCTTGCGGATCCCAGAGTGGTAGTGCTTGTGTTCAGAACTGGCAAACTGGTAATCACAGGTGGAAAATGTCCGGAGGATTGCGAAGAAGGCCTTCGGATCATCAAAACACAGTTGGACAACTTAGGACTTCTTTATTAA
- a CDS encoding radical SAM protein: protein MTPEKKNATDSPARSGTIELFSMPGLSVNLQRQEGKALKLVTNGPLKAACSPVLKKMNSRLQEEKPALVQEDRIIPSAWLPPIPSPVFKRLIFAEIQIAMGKYVPETVSIEITRRNSARYPPETATDELDTDTIKRVIDEALELGTLIINFTENDPLLREDVFELIEYVDKTRAIVNCSTWGTDFSKETALKLKEAGIHALMVGVYSTDPEKHDAVRNSAGAYERAISAIKLALEAGLLVVMTTHASPSNMKELPALYALAAELRVHEFSVWESMPKNRGEPVITGRDRKTILEMYQRINSTPEGPRMFSNTYFEGQMMGAMAGRRWMHVTADGDVKPSPYPPFRFGNVKEVSLKEIWQRIRSYPYFQRQKSLSPMHDPEFMDLVDKIPEEAKLPYPFEEICEK, encoded by the coding sequence ATGACTCCTGAAAAAAAGAATGCGACGGACTCTCCAGCAAGAAGCGGAACTATAGAACTTTTTTCCATGCCAGGGCTGTCTGTGAACCTTCAGCGGCAGGAAGGGAAAGCCCTGAAACTTGTAACAAACGGGCCTCTGAAAGCGGCCTGCAGCCCTGTACTGAAAAAGATGAATTCACGCCTGCAGGAGGAAAAACCGGCTCTTGTGCAGGAGGACAGGATTATTCCATCCGCCTGGCTGCCTCCCATCCCGAGCCCCGTTTTCAAGCGCCTCATTTTTGCAGAAATCCAGATAGCTATGGGAAAATACGTGCCCGAAACCGTCTCAATCGAGATCACCCGCCGGAACAGTGCAAGGTATCCGCCGGAAACTGCTACTGACGAACTTGATACGGATACAATAAAAAGAGTAATAGACGAAGCCCTGGAACTTGGCACCCTCATTATTAATTTTACCGAAAATGACCCCCTGCTGCGGGAAGATGTATTTGAGCTTATCGAGTATGTGGACAAAACCCGGGCTATAGTTAACTGTTCCACCTGGGGTACGGATTTTTCAAAAGAAACCGCCCTTAAACTGAAGGAAGCCGGGATTCATGCCCTCATGGTAGGTGTTTACTCTACCGACCCCGAAAAACACGATGCAGTCCGAAACTCTGCAGGAGCATATGAACGGGCAATCTCTGCCATAAAACTGGCTCTTGAAGCCGGGCTTCTTGTTGTAATGACAACTCACGCCTCTCCCTCAAACATGAAGGAACTTCCTGCCCTCTATGCCCTTGCAGCGGAACTTAGGGTACATGAGTTTTCGGTCTGGGAATCAATGCCGAAAAACAGAGGCGAACCTGTGATTACGGGCAGGGATCGAAAAACAATTCTTGAAATGTACCAAAGAATTAACTCAACCCCGGAAGGTCCAAGGATGTTTTCAAACACCTATTTCGAGGGGCAGATGATGGGTGCCATGGCAGGCAGGCGCTGGATGCATGTAACCGCAGACGGCGATGTAAAACCAAGCCCTTACCCTCCTTTCAGGTTCGGGAATGTAAAAGAAGTGTCCTTAAAAGAAATCTGGCAGAGGATCAGGAGCTATCCGTATTTCCAGAGGCAGAAGAGTTTGAGCCCCATGCATGACCCCGAGTTTATGGATCTTGTAGACAAAATCCCCGAAGAGGCAAAACTACCCTATCCTTTTGAAGAGATCTGCGAGAAATAA
- a CDS encoding MarR family winged helix-turn-helix transcriptional regulator, with the protein MNEETTIKWIEDIDTVDKMISFTYSSVQKNFEEELAQYRMGWVHYAILMSLFDHEGCSQESLARSGEFNKTMITRSILRLEEEDIIYRKIDLDDKRVKRLYLAKKGKKLRYKMEKIRLELNILLLKGFDSEELASVTEIMRKIALNASRL; encoded by the coding sequence ATGAACGAAGAAACAACGATCAAGTGGATCGAGGATATTGACACCGTTGACAAAATGATATCATTTACGTACAGTTCTGTTCAGAAGAATTTCGAAGAAGAACTGGCACAATATCGCATGGGATGGGTACATTATGCCATCTTGATGTCATTGTTTGATCATGAGGGATGTAGCCAGGAAAGTCTTGCACGGTCAGGCGAATTTAATAAAACAATGATTACAAGATCCATACTTCGACTGGAAGAAGAAGACATCATCTACCGTAAAATCGATTTGGATGACAAAAGAGTCAAAAGGCTCTACCTTGCAAAAAAAGGAAAAAAACTGAGATACAAGATGGAGAAAATCAGATTAGAGCTAAATATACTTCTTCTCAAGGGGTTTGACTCAGAGGAGCTGGCATCTGTTACTGAGATCATGCGGAAGATTGCATTGAATGCAAGCAGGCTCTAA
- a CDS encoding type VII toxin-antitoxin system HepT family RNase toxin: MVLHAMLVGIQAAIDIATSLIAKEDLEKPTTYREAFEILGQAGLIPEELAEELSDLAGFRNVLVHVYWQLDLDQVYGVLQNDLKTLKSFLQEVKELLGQDSFFE, from the coding sequence ATGGTTCTTCATGCCATGCTGGTCGGCATTCAGGCAGCCATAGATATAGCTACCAGCTTAATAGCTAAAGAGGATCTGGAGAAACCCACGACATATAGAGAAGCCTTTGAAATACTGGGTCAGGCCGGTTTGATCCCGGAAGAACTTGCTGAAGAGCTTTCGGATCTGGCGGGGTTCAGAAATGTCCTCGTTCACGTATACTGGCAGCTAGATCTTGATCAGGTATATGGCGTCCTGCAAAATGACCTTAAGACTCTGAAGTCCTTTTTGCAGGAAGTTAAGGAATTATTAGGTCAGGATTCATTTTTTGAATGA
- a CDS encoding MarR family winged helix-turn-helix transcriptional regulator → MGTIEFDGNSHAKELCGKEFIGKAISYLYRYEQVYIGKKIEPYGIGSGQFPFLMRLYREDGVNQESLSDYLKIDKGTTTRAIQKLADEGYVFRQRDEKDRRSYRIFLSEKAKKLEPDMKKIALEWEDILFSGFDDSQRKEITNSLEIMFENVLKIM, encoded by the coding sequence ATGGGTACAATTGAATTCGATGGAAACTCACATGCTAAAGAACTATGTGGTAAGGAATTCATCGGAAAGGCTATCTCATATCTCTATAGATACGAACAAGTTTACATTGGGAAAAAAATTGAACCTTATGGTATTGGAAGCGGACAGTTTCCTTTTCTTATGAGACTGTATCGTGAGGACGGGGTCAATCAGGAGAGTCTTTCTGACTATCTAAAAATTGATAAAGGCACTACTACAAGGGCTATACAGAAACTTGCTGATGAGGGTTATGTTTTCAGACAGAGGGATGAGAAGGACAGACGATCATACAGGATTTTTCTTAGTGAGAAAGCGAAAAAGCTGGAGCCTGATATGAAAAAAATAGCTTTGGAGTGGGAGGATATTCTCTTTTCCGGCTTTGACGACAGTCAAAGAAAAGAGATTACGAACTCCCTTGAAATTATGTTTGAGAATGTATTGAAAATAATGTGA
- a CDS encoding 50S ribosomal protein L16, with amino-acid sequence MVRKPGSMYRNVRQRSFTRRKYMGGVPGSQVIHYDMGDKANTSFPVKISLIVEEKCQIRHTALEAARITANRHLVADTGKMGFYMKLRVYPHEVIRENKQATGAGADRVSSGMRRAFGKNVGTAARVKPMQKIFTVAVEKQNFKAAKEALWHAGQKLPTPCRIVVDEGAELVQ; translated from the coding sequence ATGGTACGAAAGCCAGGAAGTATGTATAGAAACGTGAGACAGCGCTCATTTACCAGAAGAAAATACATGGGCGGTGTTCCCGGAAGCCAGGTTATTCACTATGATATGGGAGACAAAGCAAACACAAGTTTCCCTGTAAAAATTTCCCTGATCGTAGAAGAAAAATGCCAGATCAGGCATACTGCACTTGAAGCAGCCCGTATCACGGCAAACAGGCACCTTGTAGCTGACACAGGAAAAATGGGCTTTTACATGAAGCTCCGTGTTTACCCCCACGAAGTAATCAGGGAAAACAAGCAGGCAACAGGCGCCGGAGCAGACCGTGTGTCCAGTGGAATGCGCAGGGCTTTTGGAAAGAATGTCGGTACCGCAGCAAGGGTAAAACCGATGCAGAAGATCTTTACAGTAGCCGTTGAGAAGCAGAACTTCAAGGCTGCAAAGGAAGCTCTCTGGCACGCCGGACAGAAGCTGCCTACCCCTTGCAGAATCGTTGTCGATGAAGGCGCAGAACTGGTACAGTAA
- a CDS encoding type VII toxin-antitoxin system MntA family adenylyltransferase antitoxin: MDKSSFLEDISKTLAGLKEVDTAYVFGSFLERKNFNDIDVALLLSESLDPYQSLKFSLRIAGELERRIRPRFEFDVKILNSSPIEFQFEVIKKGHIIFSRNESNRIDYESEVISAYLDLKYMYDLIDKELLARA; encoded by the coding sequence ATGGACAAGAGCTCATTCTTAGAAGATATAAGCAAGACTTTAGCCGGATTAAAAGAGGTAGATACAGCCTACGTATTCGGTTCATTTCTTGAAAGAAAAAATTTCAACGATATCGATGTAGCTTTGCTCCTGTCCGAAAGTTTAGATCCTTATCAAAGTCTCAAGTTTTCTTTAAGAATTGCAGGTGAGCTGGAGAGGCGAATCAGGCCCAGATTTGAGTTTGACGTAAAAATACTTAACAGTTCTCCGATAGAATTTCAGTTCGAGGTTATTAAAAAAGGACATATTATCTTCTCCAGGAACGAGTCCAACAGAATCGATTACGAATCTGAGGTAATTTCGGCTTATCTGGACCTGAAGTATATGTATGATTTGATAGACAAGGAACTCCTGGCGAGGGCATGA
- a CDS encoding TetR/AcrR family transcriptional regulator has protein sequence MNTREKILTTAAFLFQKKGYHATGLNEIIKESATPKGSLYYYFPNGKEELAEATIKLMGDKIQHNIEEELAKNNDPVQAIEELILDLARKFNEKDQENCFSIGLLALETVSISESLRKACIEVYDLWTDTYYQKLVSSGFSSEKSAELSLILQLTIEGAITISLIRNDNTMLIAAAEKIPILLKNK, from the coding sequence ATGAATACACGTGAAAAAATCCTTACTACAGCTGCTTTTTTATTTCAAAAAAAAGGTTATCATGCTACGGGGTTAAATGAGATTATTAAAGAAAGTGCAACACCAAAAGGATCATTGTATTATTATTTTCCAAACGGAAAGGAGGAATTAGCGGAAGCTACTATAAAATTGATGGGGGACAAGATTCAACACAATATAGAAGAAGAATTAGCAAAGAATAACGATCCAGTACAGGCCATCGAGGAGTTGATTCTGGATTTAGCACGGAAATTCAATGAAAAAGACCAGGAAAATTGTTTTTCTATCGGTTTGCTGGCATTAGAGACGGTCTCAATAAGTGAATCTTTACGAAAAGCTTGTATTGAAGTCTATGATCTGTGGACTGACACATATTATCAAAAATTAGTCAGTAGTGGATTTTCATCAGAAAAATCAGCAGAACTAAGCTTAATTCTTCAATTAACGATTGAAGGCGCAATAACGATATCTTTGATTCGTAATGATAATACAATGCTGATAGCTGCTGCTGAAAAAATCCCGATTTTATTAAAAAATAAATAA
- a CDS encoding translation initiation factor IF-2 subunit beta, which translates to MYDYEELLNRAMAKMPDTETTDARFVIPEPKLFSEGKTTILDNFGNIADTLNRDPDHLMKYLTRELGTAGKIEGTRAVFQGRFTRAQISDNIQAYVDEYVMCSECGRPDTQLVRVDRVLVLKCSACGAHRPVKKRKVSNVVVRDAIEEGGTYELRIDAVGSKGDGIAKIDKYTVFVPGAAKGDVVKVKIKKISGNLAFSEKV; encoded by the coding sequence ATGTATGATTACGAAGAGCTTTTGAACCGTGCAATGGCAAAGATGCCGGACACAGAGACTACCGATGCTCGATTCGTAATCCCTGAACCCAAACTCTTTTCCGAAGGAAAAACCACAATTCTGGATAACTTCGGGAATATTGCAGACACCCTTAACCGGGACCCTGACCACCTGATGAAATATCTCACCAGGGAACTGGGGACTGCAGGGAAGATAGAAGGCACACGTGCAGTCTTCCAGGGCAGGTTTACGAGAGCTCAGATTTCAGATAATATTCAGGCATATGTTGACGAATACGTCATGTGTTCGGAATGCGGACGCCCGGATACCCAGCTTGTCAGGGTGGACAGGGTGCTTGTCCTGAAATGTTCTGCCTGCGGAGCTCACAGGCCTGTCAAAAAGAGAAAGGTAAGTAACGTGGTTGTCAGGGATGCTATCGAAGAAGGCGGAACCTACGAACTCCGGATAGATGCCGTTGGGTCCAAAGGTGACGGGATAGCAAAAATTGATAAGTACACAGTCTTCGTGCCCGGAGCCGCAAAAGGCGACGTGGTAAAAGTAAAGATAAAGAAAATCAGCGGAAACCTCGCCTTCTCAGAAAAAGTATGA
- a CDS encoding tryptophan--tRNA ligase, with the protein MDTKLDPWSSSDITDYSKLFEEFGISPFENVLPEIPSPHMYMRRKVIFGHRDYEQIAEAMRTGAPFSVMDGFMPSGKVHLGHKMVMDQIVWHQEMGASAFVGIADREAFSVRGFSWQKCREIGVEEYILSLIALGFKPDGLIYFQSGCGSVKDLAFELGAKVNFSELSAIYGFSGETSLSHMLSVATQAADILQPQLEEFGGPKPVVVPVGPDQDPHLRLTRGLAGKMNMFRVEEREDVKTGRKYLSVRGKTAQKEALQELKKRIPGKVKLYEEHIDVLEYPDLAGLEKLVREVTVEFGGYAFIPPASTYHRFMSGLQGGKMSSSIPESQIALTDSPKEGAKKVKRAKTGGCVTLEEQKKLGGKPEECSVFELMLFHLIASDEELLEIKQECISGTRMCGSCKQLAAEKMQEFLKDHQEKRELAREHLDEYRIIYKD; encoded by the coding sequence ATGGATACCAAACTTGACCCGTGGAGTTCAAGCGACATTACTGACTATTCAAAGTTATTCGAAGAATTCGGGATTTCTCCTTTTGAAAACGTACTTCCGGAAATCCCTTCCCCGCATATGTACATGCGGAGAAAAGTTATCTTCGGGCACCGTGATTACGAACAGATTGCAGAGGCCATGCGGACAGGTGCCCCTTTTTCGGTCATGGACGGCTTTATGCCTTCCGGAAAGGTTCACCTGGGACACAAGATGGTCATGGACCAGATCGTCTGGCATCAGGAAATGGGAGCTTCCGCCTTTGTCGGGATTGCAGACAGAGAAGCTTTTTCCGTACGCGGTTTTTCCTGGCAGAAGTGCAGGGAAATAGGGGTTGAAGAATACATATTAAGCCTTATTGCCCTCGGATTCAAACCCGACGGCCTTATTTACTTCCAGTCAGGCTGCGGAAGCGTCAAAGACCTGGCGTTTGAACTCGGGGCCAAGGTAAATTTCTCGGAACTGAGTGCAATTTATGGATTTTCGGGAGAGACCAGCCTCTCCCATATGCTCAGCGTGGCAACCCAGGCTGCAGATATCCTCCAGCCCCAGCTTGAAGAATTCGGAGGGCCTAAGCCGGTTGTCGTCCCCGTAGGCCCGGACCAGGACCCTCACCTCCGCCTGACAAGAGGGCTTGCAGGCAAGATGAACATGTTCAGGGTAGAGGAGCGGGAAGACGTAAAGACAGGCAGGAAATACCTGAGCGTCAGGGGAAAAACCGCCCAGAAAGAGGCTCTCCAGGAGCTTAAGAAACGCATTCCCGGGAAAGTAAAACTCTATGAAGAGCATATTGACGTGCTCGAGTATCCCGATCTTGCAGGACTTGAAAAGCTTGTCAGGGAAGTCACAGTCGAGTTCGGAGGCTACGCTTTTATTCCTCCAGCCTCCACCTACCACAGGTTCATGAGCGGACTGCAGGGTGGGAAGATGTCCAGCAGTATTCCCGAAAGCCAGATTGCCCTTACGGACTCCCCGAAGGAAGGGGCAAAAAAGGTAAAGCGGGCAAAAACCGGGGGCTGCGTAACCCTCGAAGAGCAGAAAAAACTGGGAGGAAAACCCGAGGAATGTTCGGTCTTTGAACTCATGCTTTTCCACCTGATTGCCAGCGATGAAGAACTGCTGGAAATCAAGCAGGAATGTATCTCCGGAACAAGGATGTGCGGCTCATGCAAGCAGCTTGCAGCCGAAAAAATGCAGGAATTCCTTAAAGACCATCAGGAAAAGCGAGAACTTGCACGGGAACATCTTGACGAATACAGAATTATCTACAAGGACTGA
- a CDS encoding DUF1786 domain-containing protein: MHILAADIGTGTQDILLFDSEKEVENSLIMVMPAPTQVTAERVRRVTKAGKALVLTGTIMGGGPSAWAVRAHLKTGLPVYATEDAALTIHDNLERVKAFGVQIVSTEDAKKLAASGEALEVIMQDFDPCAVSCALSNFEVRMSENYAVAVQDHGNAPDKSNRVYRFELLKELIEMGGKLENFVFLPEEIPQAFTRMKAQADSLLKSTTVLKTRAVFMDTGPAAVFGALIDPAAVQPAIVVNIGNGHTLGALVNENRITAIFEHHSSSMDPEKLQDYIIRLADGALGFEEVFDDGGHGAYIKEVCGFEQVSSIMVTGPKREMLEKLPDSEVRQEISKKLHFAAPFGSMMLSGCFGLLAGFLEKYPEPSIKLINH; encoded by the coding sequence ATGCATATACTAGCAGCGGATATAGGTACAGGTACGCAGGATATCCTGCTCTTTGACTCGGAAAAAGAAGTTGAAAACAGCCTGATAATGGTCATGCCCGCCCCCACACAGGTTACTGCGGAAAGGGTGCGGAGAGTGACAAAGGCAGGAAAGGCGCTTGTACTTACCGGGACCATAATGGGGGGAGGACCATCAGCATGGGCTGTCCGCGCTCACTTAAAAACAGGGCTTCCTGTATATGCCACGGAAGACGCTGCTTTAACCATTCATGACAACCTTGAGCGGGTGAAAGCTTTCGGAGTCCAGATCGTCTCAACGGAAGATGCAAAGAAACTTGCAGCTTCGGGAGAAGCGCTGGAAGTTATTATGCAGGACTTTGACCCCTGCGCCGTTTCCTGTGCACTTTCAAATTTTGAGGTAAGGATGTCGGAAAATTATGCAGTGGCAGTGCAGGACCATGGAAACGCCCCGGACAAGAGCAACAGGGTCTACAGGTTCGAACTTCTAAAGGAACTTATCGAAATGGGGGGAAAGCTCGAAAACTTTGTGTTCCTGCCCGAAGAAATCCCGCAGGCTTTTACCCGCATGAAAGCCCAGGCGGATTCGCTTCTTAAATCCACGACCGTCCTCAAGACACGGGCAGTTTTCATGGATACGGGCCCCGCAGCCGTATTTGGGGCGCTTATCGACCCTGCGGCCGTCCAGCCTGCCATCGTGGTCAATATAGGAAACGGGCATACGCTCGGAGCACTTGTGAATGAAAACAGGATCACAGCCATTTTCGAACACCACAGTTCCAGCATGGATCCGGAAAAGCTTCAGGACTACATTATCCGGCTTGCCGACGGGGCCCTTGGCTTTGAGGAAGTCTTTGATGACGGAGGACATGGAGCTTATATAAAGGAAGTCTGCGGCTTTGAACAGGTGAGCTCGATAATGGTTACCGGCCCGAAGAGGGAGATGCTTGAAAAGCTCCCGGACTCGGAAGTCAGGCAGGAAATTTCAAAAAAGCTGCATTTTGCCGCACCTTTCGGGAGTATGATGCTTTCAGGCTGCTTCGGGCTTCTTGCAGGATTTTTAGAGAAATACCCGGAACCATCAATAAAACTTATAAACCACTAA
- a CDS encoding MFS transporter, translating to MQFKKRDGIMQFKNIHLLMLCTTTYFAMAGGSLLAPVLPDMVEPLNTTSHEVGLLISTYAISTAIFALVIGHFIDRVNRKKILVPCLVIYGLTGLVSYFTSDLHSLLILRFIQGIGVAGMMSLPMLVIADVYKDHKSLYAMNKVSMALAIGSVSAPLIGGGLANLGWNYPFLFYVLSLPLAFVVMFFLPETRVQRDNVSHKGILDGFTALKEMRILYTVFLSFAVFFILYSVLTYVPFMLKNVLSYTAKESGLILAFQGIAIILMVPRVKTLASKHSTILIIAIGFALDGLAIFSISFAYSIVTVLLLILLFGAGFGLSQTAIDAQIVQIAPSESKGGVLSIHNTMKYIGQSLSPILLGVVLAHFDLETVFIVSGSFGLLVALMTYLMKKIFENSGEERIRENKISLSHQ from the coding sequence ATGCAATTTAAAAAACGAGATGGGATCATGCAATTTAAAAATATTCATCTGCTAATGCTCTGTACCACTACATATTTTGCAATGGCGGGAGGCTCTCTTTTAGCACCAGTCTTGCCAGATATGGTGGAACCTCTGAATACAACGTCCCATGAAGTAGGACTGTTGATATCAACGTACGCTATCTCAACGGCTATTTTTGCACTGGTAATTGGACATTTCATCGACCGTGTGAACCGTAAGAAGATACTTGTTCCCTGCCTTGTGATTTACGGTCTAACAGGACTTGTAAGTTATTTTACTTCTGACCTGCACTCACTTCTTATCTTGAGGTTCATACAGGGCATAGGGGTAGCAGGGATGATGTCTTTGCCCATGTTGGTCATAGCGGATGTGTACAAAGACCATAAAAGTTTGTATGCCATGAATAAGGTTAGTATGGCTCTTGCCATTGGCTCGGTATCTGCCCCTCTTATAGGCGGAGGACTTGCAAATTTGGGGTGGAACTATCCATTCCTTTTCTATGTACTTTCACTTCCGCTTGCTTTTGTTGTGATGTTCTTCCTTCCAGAGACAAGGGTCCAGAGGGACAATGTCAGTCACAAAGGCATATTAGATGGGTTTACAGCACTCAAGGAAATGAGAATATTATACACGGTATTCCTGAGCTTTGCGGTCTTCTTTATACTATATTCAGTTCTCACCTACGTCCCCTTTATGCTTAAGAATGTATTAAGTTATACTGCAAAGGAATCCGGACTTATACTGGCTTTTCAGGGAATAGCTATCATTTTGATGGTCCCGCGTGTGAAGACTCTAGCTAGTAAGCATTCAACGATACTAATTATTGCTATTGGTTTTGCACTTGATGGACTGGCAATATTTTCGATTTCGTTTGCGTATTCTATTGTCACGGTTCTTCTTTTAATATTGCTATTCGGAGCAGGTTTTGGGCTCTCTCAAACCGCAATTGATGCACAGATAGTCCAGATCGCCCCTTCAGAATCAAAAGGCGGTGTGTTATCTATTCACAACACAATGAAATATATTGGGCAGAGTCTTTCTCCCATCTTACTTGGTGTAGTCCTGGCACATTTTGATCTTGAGACGGTTTTCATTGTATCAGGTTCTTTTGGGTTGCTTGTTGCTCTGATGACATATTTAATGAAGAAGATTTTTGAAAACTCAGGTGAGGAACGCATAAGAGAGAATAAAATATCGTTGTCACATCAATAA